GAAAACAGACCGGCTTGCGCCTTGCCGGTCATATCGTATATATGCCATTTTCAATACCGGATACCCCATTGACTTAAAATAATCTTTTACTGCATCTACTGCCCTGGGCTTCACCAATGCCGTTAATCTTTTCATTATCTGTGCCTTTCATGAAAAATGATTTTTAATTTTAGACTCATAACGGTTCTTCACGATTTTCAAAAAGCAATCAAAATACCATTGAGAATAAAAAATAAAAAAGCCGCATAAGAGCTTTCTAAGTGGTTTTAAGTTATGTATTTACTGATTTAGTAAGTGTATTTTAACAACGTATAGGAAAAATATATGCAAAGGGCATATATGCCCTAAAAATGATGTTGCTGAGATTGGAGAGATATAAGTTTATGGTATGAGATACTTTATAAAAATTAGGGCATGAAAGGAATTTTCGGGAATTTCTGCACTATTCTATGAACATTTCTTTTCTACGGGGTTATTTCAGTTATCTGAATATGGAGTTTACCTGATAGGGAGGTTTTCAGATAAACTTTAATCTTTAAAAAAATCTTTATTGATATTGTACTTCTTCATTTTTCTATAAAGGGTTTTTACATCGATTCCGGAAATCTTTGCAGAGGAATCAATTCGTCCTTTACATTGCTTTAATAGCCTGGTTATGTACTTATTTTCACAATGCGCCAGGAAATCCTCCAGGCTCATGCCTATAATTTGATTGTTATCTATATCCTCAAATCTTTCTCTTGTCTGTTTTTGATTAGACACGGGTAATTCTATCTCACTAATAATATGGTCTTTTGCCATTATTAAAGCGCGTTCTACCAGGTTCTCCAGTTCTCTTACATTACCTGGCCAACCGTAGGACATCATTATATTCAGGGCATTTTGTGAGATAGACTTAATCTCCTTTTTAAAAACCTTGTTATACTTCTCAATAAAGTGAGTTACGAGCAATGGGATATCCTCTCGTCTCTCTTTTAACGATGGCAATTGTATTGGAATAACATTTAGGCGGTAATATAAATCTTTTCTGAAACACCCTTCTTCTGATAGTTTGTTGAGATCCTTATTCGTGGCTGCAAGAACTCTTACATCAACTTTTATTGTCTGATTTCCGCCAATTCTTTCAAAAGACTTTTCCTGTAATAATCTGAGAAGTTTTGTTTGCATGGAAAGGGGCAGATTACCCATCTCGTCAAAAAAGACTGTTCCGGTATCTGCAAATTCAAATTTACCAACTCTTTGTTTTGTTGCCCCGGTGAAAGCGCCTTCCTCATGCCCGAAGAGTTCGCTTTCCAGTAAAGATTCAGGTAAGGCGCTACAATTGATGACTACAAAAGGGCAATTTTTCCTTTTACTGTTGTGGTGGATAGCGTGCGCTACCAGTTCCTTTCCCGTACCTGTTTCACCGGTAATCAAAACAGTAGCATCAGTATTTGCGACCTGAAGGATCAAATCGTAAACCCGCTGCATTGCGTATGATTTTCCTATGATATTGTCAAGACTGAATCTCTCCTCAAGTTCCTTTCGTAAGGTCTTGATTTCGGTAATTAAGTTTTGTCTTTCAAAGGCGCGTTGAATAACCAGCCGTATCTCTTCTGCAGAAACAGGTTTGGTAACATAGTCGTAAGCGCCCATTTTCATAGCCTCAACTGCAGTTCTAATACTTCCGTAAGCCGTCATCATAATCAAAGATACATCAGAAAATTCGAGTTTTAACTGCTTTAATAATTCAATCCCATCCATCTGAGGCATTTTAAGGTCAGCAATAACCAGGTCATACGATTCTCTTCGGTATAAATTCAACGCTTCCAATCCGTTCAAAGCTGTATTGACCTCATATCCTTCTTTATTCAAAAGGATCCTGATACTACCCAGAACATATTCATCGTCTTCTACCACTAATATCTTCTTTTTTCTGATCATCGATTAGCTACCTCGTTTAAAATAGGGCAAAAAGGTTGATTTCAGCCATTTTTTGAAATTATATTCTGTTCTAGAAAAAGTCATAAATAGTAATAATATAGTTATTTATAGAATAAATAGACAATTGGAATAATTATTGCACCTCTTTTTTATAGAGAATTTATTAAGGTAATTCATAATTTGCTAATTTGGATTAATATCCAAAAGGAGTGTCCTATGCAAAAGATAAAGGTCGTAGACCATGAACAACCGCTGTATTCAGAGCCTGACGTTATTACAGACAAAATTGTCGATAATAAGAGATATCAATATTGCCGGTTCTCCGTTCAGGATAATCTCTATAAGGAAATAAGCAGTATTGCGAAGCGGTGGAAACAGGGTGAAATATCACAAAAAACTGCTTACGAACTCTTAGAGATTGCATCACTTCCATACGAGCGATGGCTTTTTGATATTATTGTTGACCTGGCTAAAGAGACGAAACATCTCGAGTACATTGCCCACGATGATGAGCATAAGAAGGTAAAGGCAATTGCATTTCTACAACACGGCAATGAGAGATCGTATAATATCCAGTATAAATAAAAACCTGACTGAATAAGTCGGAAAATATGGCAAAGACGTTTAGAGTTTAGAGTTGACAAAAAATTCTAAACTCTAAACCTTTCTCTTCTTTTCTTCATTAATTCTGAAGAATTTATCTATAAATCCTCTCAGGGGAAAGCTAAAGAGGCAAAGTAATTTGAATCGTTGTTCCCATGTTAAGTTTACTTTTAACATCGATCCTGCCTGCATGTTCGGTAATGATATTATAGCATATCCATAAACCCAATCCTGAACCGGTTCCTTTTTTTGTACTAAAAAAAGGCTCAAAGATTTTTGGCAGGTCTTTATCCGGTATTCCATAGCCGTTATCGGTAAATCTG
The genomic region above belongs to Candidatus Jettenia caeni and contains:
- a CDS encoding two-component response regulator; this encodes MIRKKKILVVEDDEYVLGSIRILLNKEGYEVNTALNGLEALNLYRRESYDLVIADLKMPQMDGIELLKQLKLEFSDVSLIMMTAYGSIRTAVEAMKMGAYDYVTKPVSAEEIRLVIQRAFERQNLITEIKTLRKELEERFSLDNIIGKSYAMQRVYDLILQVANTDATVLITGETGTGKELVAHAIHHNSKRKNCPFVVINCSALPESLLESELFGHEEGAFTGATKQRVGKFEFADTGTVFFDEMGNLPLSMQTKLLRLLQEKSFERIGGNQTIKVDVRVLAATNKDLNKLSEEGCFRKDLYYRLNVIPIQLPSLKERREDIPLLVTHFIEKYNKVFKKEIKSISQNALNIMMSYGWPGNVRELENLVERALIMAKDHIISEIELPVSNQKQTRERFEDIDNNQIIGMSLEDFLAHCENKYITRLLKQCKGRIDSSAKISGIDVKTLYRKMKKYNINKDFFKD